The Georgenia sp. TF02-10 genome window below encodes:
- a CDS encoding DUF948 domain-containing protein, which yields MSVADIAGLVAALAFVALVVFLAVPLLKLGSVLEEARAAVRRLTDHTLPAIDEAVETVRAANGQLAKVDTVTTSAARASEDLSALTTLLTATVGGPLIKVSAASYAARQAVARLRGR from the coding sequence ATGTCGGTCGCTGACATCGCCGGCCTCGTCGCCGCGCTGGCGTTCGTCGCGCTCGTCGTCTTCCTCGCCGTGCCGCTGCTGAAGCTCGGCAGCGTGCTGGAGGAGGCCCGCGCCGCGGTCCGTCGCCTGACCGACCACACCCTGCCCGCCATCGACGAGGCCGTGGAGACGGTGCGGGCGGCGAACGGCCAGCTCGCCAAGGTCGACACCGTGACCACCTCCGCCGCGCGGGCCAGCGAGGACCTCTCCGCCCTCACCACGCTGCTCACGGCCACCGTCGGCGGCCCGCTCATCAAGGTCTCGGCCGCCTCCTACGCGGCCCGGCAGGCCGTGGCCCGGCTGCGGGGGCGCTGA
- the rpsD gene encoding 30S ribosomal protein S4: MAVSRTRRQVRLSRSLGLALTPKAVKYFEKRPYGPGEHGRARRRTESDYAVRLKEKQRLRAQYGLREAQIQRVFEEARREQFLTGESLIELLEMRLDALVLRSGFARTTAQARQAVVHRHILVDGQLVDRPSFRVKPGQVIQVKPRSQTMVPFQVAAAGAHRDVLPNVPPYLDVQLERLRAELTRRPRRAEVPVTCNEQLVVEYYSR; this comes from the coding sequence ATGGCAGTGTCCCGCACGCGCCGTCAGGTGCGCCTCTCGCGCTCCCTCGGCCTCGCGCTGACTCCCAAGGCGGTCAAGTACTTCGAGAAGCGGCCGTACGGCCCGGGCGAGCACGGCCGCGCCCGCCGGCGGACCGAGTCCGACTACGCCGTCCGGCTCAAGGAGAAGCAGCGGCTGCGCGCCCAGTACGGCCTGCGCGAGGCCCAGATCCAGCGGGTGTTCGAGGAGGCCCGCCGGGAGCAGTTCCTCACCGGTGAGTCCCTCATCGAGCTGCTGGAGATGCGCCTGGACGCCCTCGTCCTGCGCTCCGGCTTCGCCCGCACGACCGCCCAGGCCCGCCAGGCCGTGGTGCACCGGCACATCCTGGTCGACGGCCAGCTCGTGGACCGCCCGTCCTTCCGGGTCAAGCCCGGCCAGGTCATCCAGGTCAAGCCGCGCAGCCAGACCATGGTGCCCTTCCAGGTCGCCGCGGCCGGCGCGCACCGCGACGTGCTGCCCAACGTCCCGCCCTACCTCGACGTCCAGCTCGAGCGGCTGCGGGCCGAGCTCACCCGCCGGCCCCGGCGCGCCGAGGTGCCCGTGACCTGCAACGAGCAGCTCGTCGTCGAGTACTACTCGCGCTGA
- a CDS encoding replication-associated recombination protein A, whose amino-acid sequence MDLFEAAGADDAGLPAPRPDAPLAVRMRPATLAEVLGQDHLLEPGAPLRRLIEPGEGRAAPSSVILWGPPGTGKTTLAYLVARGSGRRFVELSAVTAGVKDVRAVVDDARRRLVTSGAETVLFIDEVHRFSKTQQDALLPSVENRWVTLMAATTENPSFSVVAPLLSRSLLLTLRPLTAEHVRTLVRRALTDDRGLPGRRLADDAADHLVRLAGADARKALTILEAAAGAAEAAGQSEIGLDAVERAVDVAAVQYDRAGDQHYDVTSAFIKSMRGSDVDAALHYLARMVVAGEDPRFIARRIIIAAAEDVGMADPTALQTAVAAAQAVALIGMPEARIILAQAVVHVATAPKSNAAYAALDAAIADVRAGKAGAVPAHLRDAHYAGAEQHGHGTGYRYAHDDARGVVGQQYAPAELAGVRYYAPTSHGLERDIGARLERIRQILHER is encoded by the coding sequence GTGGATCTCTTCGAGGCCGCCGGGGCCGACGACGCTGGGCTGCCCGCCCCCCGGCCCGACGCCCCGCTGGCGGTGCGGATGCGCCCGGCGACCCTGGCCGAGGTCCTCGGCCAGGACCACCTCCTCGAGCCCGGCGCACCGCTGCGCCGGCTGATCGAGCCCGGCGAGGGCCGGGCCGCGCCGTCGTCGGTGATCCTGTGGGGGCCGCCCGGCACCGGCAAGACCACCCTCGCCTACCTCGTCGCACGCGGCTCGGGCCGCCGGTTCGTCGAGCTCTCCGCGGTCACCGCCGGCGTGAAGGACGTGCGCGCCGTCGTCGACGACGCCCGCCGCCGCCTGGTGACCTCCGGGGCGGAGACGGTCCTCTTCATCGACGAGGTGCACCGCTTCTCCAAGACCCAGCAGGACGCGCTGCTGCCCAGCGTGGAGAACCGCTGGGTGACGCTCATGGCGGCGACGACGGAGAACCCCAGCTTCTCGGTGGTCGCCCCGCTGCTGTCCCGGTCGCTGCTGCTCACGCTGCGGCCGCTGACCGCCGAGCACGTCCGCACGCTGGTCCGCCGCGCGCTCACCGACGACCGGGGCCTGCCCGGGCGCCGGCTGGCCGACGACGCCGCGGACCACCTCGTCCGGCTCGCCGGCGCGGACGCCCGCAAGGCGCTGACCATCCTCGAGGCCGCCGCCGGCGCGGCCGAGGCGGCGGGCCAGAGCGAGATCGGCCTGGACGCCGTCGAGCGGGCGGTGGACGTGGCGGCGGTGCAGTACGACCGCGCCGGGGACCAGCACTACGACGTCACCAGCGCGTTCATCAAGTCCATGCGCGGCTCCGACGTCGACGCCGCCCTGCACTACCTCGCCCGGATGGTGGTCGCGGGGGAGGACCCGCGGTTCATCGCCCGGCGCATCATCATCGCCGCCGCCGAGGACGTCGGCATGGCCGACCCCACCGCGCTGCAGACGGCGGTGGCGGCCGCGCAGGCGGTGGCGCTCATCGGGATGCCGGAGGCGCGGATCATCCTCGCCCAAGCCGTCGTGCACGTGGCGACGGCACCGAAGTCCAACGCCGCCTACGCCGCCCTCGACGCGGCGATCGCCGACGTGCGCGCCGGGAAGGCCGGCGCGGTGCCCGCGCACCTGCGCGACGCCCACTACGCCGGCGCCGAGCAGCACGGCCACGGCACGGGCTACCGGTACGCGCACGACGACGCCCGCGGGGTCGTCGGGCAGCAGTACGCCCCGGCGGAGCTCGCCGGCGTCCGGTACTACGCCCCGACCAGCCACGGGCTGGAGCGGGACATCGGCGCACGGCTGGAGCGCATCCGGCAGATCCTGCACGAGCGGTGA
- a CDS encoding MMPL family transporter: MFDRLGRLVTRFPRTIVAVWALVSAGCLLLALTGLGGDGLFDRLRTGQPAVAGSESQEGMDILDAHAGTAEQVTLLVQDVDLTDPAVVAEVTEALTPAHEGLAGLAGVDQVVDPFVLPDGPSNPAAAGLVAQDRDGFLLAVTLARGLTEDAEAAAHDAVVDRLDQVPGELAAVSPGANGITSSGILMAEDIVDQVKTDLVTGEVVALPVALLIMVLVFGGFLAAGLPLVGALASIAGGLGVLLGLSYLMDVDSFVINVVTVVGLGLSVDYGLLIVSRYREEVHRLTGETATGGATAAGRRSRSRRRRNPLVLAAVRTTVATAGRTVLFSAVTIAVAVAGLLLLTPEVLRSIAAAGVAVVILAVATAVALVPALLVLLGDRMLRRTVLSRVPGLRRVVAGLGDDAPDDGFFSRLARGVHARPWLVLLGSLAVLALLASPVTGMQMRSSTTELLPSGSAQRDYIAAVATDYPAAEAADLRVVTDGTAAEAGAWTEELAAVDGVAEVRGPAELDGYTAVEVFLDAEDAGGAEASAVVHDVRDLDPPFRTWVVGQAASQVDFNAALADGLPLAGGVIAVAVFVLLFLMTGSVLVPVKAILVNVLSLAASLGVTVWVFQGGHGADLLGITPVAGLESYVVAIVVAFGFGLAMDYEVFLLSRIKEFWDAGLDNDAAVERGLQHSGRIITSAAAIIVAVFAGFVAGDLLVIKQVGVALAVTVLIDATLVRMLLVPATMTLLGRWNWWAPAPLRRLHARLGVLH, encoded by the coding sequence GTGTTCGACCGCCTCGGCCGTCTCGTCACCCGGTTCCCCCGCACGATCGTCGCGGTGTGGGCGCTGGTGTCGGCCGGGTGCCTGCTGCTGGCGCTGACCGGGCTGGGCGGGGACGGCCTGTTCGACCGGCTGCGCACCGGGCAGCCGGCGGTGGCCGGCTCGGAGAGCCAAGAGGGCATGGACATCCTCGACGCCCACGCCGGCACCGCCGAGCAGGTGACCCTGCTGGTTCAGGACGTGGACCTGACCGACCCCGCCGTCGTCGCGGAGGTCACCGAGGCGCTCACGCCCGCCCACGAGGGGCTCGCCGGCCTCGCCGGGGTGGACCAGGTGGTCGACCCGTTCGTCCTGCCCGACGGGCCGAGCAACCCCGCCGCCGCCGGCCTGGTCGCCCAGGACCGGGACGGCTTCCTCCTCGCCGTCACCCTCGCCCGCGGCCTGACCGAGGACGCCGAGGCCGCCGCGCACGACGCCGTCGTCGACCGGCTCGACCAGGTGCCCGGCGAGCTCGCCGCGGTGAGCCCCGGCGCGAACGGCATCACCAGCTCCGGCATCCTGATGGCCGAGGACATCGTCGACCAGGTCAAGACCGACCTCGTCACCGGCGAGGTCGTCGCCCTGCCCGTCGCCCTGCTGATCATGGTCCTGGTCTTCGGCGGGTTCCTCGCCGCCGGGCTGCCCCTGGTCGGCGCGCTGGCCTCCATCGCCGGCGGGCTGGGCGTCCTGCTCGGGCTCTCCTACCTGATGGACGTCGACTCTTTCGTGATCAACGTCGTCACGGTCGTCGGGCTCGGCCTGTCGGTGGACTACGGCCTGCTCATCGTCTCCCGCTACCGCGAGGAGGTGCACCGGCTCACCGGGGAGACCGCCACCGGCGGCGCTACGGCCGCCGGCCGGCGCAGCCGCAGCCGCCGCCGGCGCAACCCGCTCGTCCTCGCCGCCGTGCGCACCACGGTCGCCACCGCCGGGCGCACCGTGCTGTTCTCGGCCGTGACGATCGCCGTCGCCGTCGCCGGGCTGCTGCTCCTGACCCCGGAGGTGCTGCGGTCGATCGCGGCCGCCGGGGTCGCCGTCGTCATCCTGGCCGTGGCCACCGCCGTCGCGCTGGTCCCCGCGCTCCTGGTCCTCCTCGGGGACCGGATGCTGCGCCGGACCGTGCTGTCGCGGGTGCCCGGGCTGCGGCGGGTGGTGGCCGGGCTGGGCGACGACGCCCCGGACGACGGGTTCTTCTCCCGGCTGGCCCGCGGCGTCCACGCCCGCCCCTGGCTCGTCCTGCTCGGCTCCCTCGCCGTCCTGGCGCTGCTCGCCTCGCCGGTCACCGGGATGCAGATGCGCAGCTCGACCACCGAGCTGCTGCCCTCCGGCTCCGCCCAGCGGGACTACATCGCGGCGGTCGCCACGGACTACCCGGCCGCCGAGGCGGCGGACCTGCGGGTGGTCACCGACGGCACCGCCGCGGAGGCGGGCGCCTGGACCGAGGAGCTGGCCGCCGTCGACGGCGTGGCGGAGGTCCGCGGCCCGGCCGAGCTGGACGGCTACACCGCGGTCGAGGTCTTCCTCGACGCCGAGGACGCCGGCGGGGCCGAGGCGAGCGCCGTCGTGCACGACGTCCGCGACCTCGACCCGCCGTTCCGGACCTGGGTGGTGGGCCAGGCCGCCAGCCAGGTCGACTTCAACGCCGCGCTCGCCGACGGCCTGCCGCTGGCCGGCGGGGTCATCGCGGTCGCCGTCTTCGTGCTGCTCTTCCTGATGACCGGCTCGGTCCTGGTGCCGGTCAAGGCGATCCTCGTCAACGTCCTCTCCCTGGCCGCCTCCCTCGGGGTGACCGTGTGGGTCTTCCAGGGCGGGCACGGCGCCGACCTGCTCGGGATCACCCCGGTCGCCGGGCTGGAGTCCTACGTCGTCGCCATCGTCGTGGCCTTCGGCTTCGGCCTGGCGATGGACTACGAGGTGTTCCTGCTCTCCCGGATCAAGGAGTTCTGGGACGCCGGCCTGGACAACGACGCCGCGGTCGAGCGCGGGCTGCAGCACTCCGGCCGCATCATCACCTCGGCCGCGGCGATCATCGTGGCGGTCTTCGCCGGGTTCGTCGCCGGGGACCTGCTCGTCATCAAGCAGGTCGGGGTGGCGCTGGCGGTCACGGTGCTCATCGACGCCACGCTGGTGCGGATGCTGCTGGTGCCGGCGACCATGACGCTGCTCGGCAGGTGGAACTGGTGGGCGCCGGCGCCGCTGCGGCGGCTGCACGCGCGGCTGGGGGTCCTGCACTGA
- a CDS encoding dihydrofolate reductase family protein, whose protein sequence is MGRLAVVNFISIDGVIQSPLSPDEDRDGGFAHGGWVVPYSDDVVDAFMADATVGAAGLLLGRRSYEILTEAWSDADDSEPAIAAMNRMPKYVVSSSADDLPWQNSHPVTGELASAVTALKDRTDGDLVVFGAGALVRGLAEHDLVDEYRLLLFPVVLGAGKRMFDDRGHLARFALTDSVVSPSGVVILTYARDSST, encoded by the coding sequence GTGGGTCGGCTCGCCGTGGTGAACTTCATCAGCATCGACGGGGTCATCCAGTCCCCGCTCTCGCCGGACGAGGATCGTGACGGCGGCTTCGCGCACGGCGGATGGGTCGTGCCGTACAGCGACGACGTCGTCGACGCGTTCATGGCGGACGCGACCGTCGGCGCCGCCGGCTTGCTGCTCGGTCGCCGCTCCTACGAGATCCTCACCGAGGCCTGGTCCGACGCCGACGACTCCGAGCCAGCGATCGCGGCCATGAACCGCATGCCGAAGTACGTCGTCTCGTCCTCGGCCGACGACCTCCCGTGGCAGAACTCCCACCCGGTCACGGGCGAGCTAGCCTCCGCCGTCACGGCCCTGAAGGACCGCACCGACGGCGACCTCGTCGTCTTCGGTGCCGGTGCCCTGGTCCGCGGGCTGGCCGAGCACGATCTCGTCGACGAGTACCGCCTGCTCCTCTTCCCGGTCGTCCTCGGCGCCGGCAAGCGCATGTTCGACGATCGCGGCCACCTCGCCCGGTTCGCGCTGACCGACAGCGTCGTCAGCCCGAGCGGCGTCGTGATCCTCACGTACGCGCGCGACTCGTCCACCTGA
- a CDS encoding L-threonylcarbamoyladenylate synthase, whose amino-acid sequence MARYLDVHPQDPQPRLLAQTVEMLRGGALIAYPTDSGYALGAALGNKSAIDRIRAIRQLDAKHHFTLVCHDFAQLGRFVIVDNAVFRLVKAVTPGPYTFILRATKEVPRMMLHPKKLTVGARIPDHRLAQALLAELGAPLLSTTLILPGQEQPMTEGWLVKDELDHAVDVVIEGEAGTAGPTTVVDLTTGAPEVVRVGAGAPDRFR is encoded by the coding sequence ATGGCCCGCTACCTCGACGTGCACCCCCAGGACCCCCAGCCGAGACTGCTCGCCCAGACCGTCGAGATGCTGCGCGGCGGCGCGCTCATCGCCTACCCGACCGACTCCGGCTACGCGCTCGGCGCGGCGCTGGGCAACAAGAGCGCGATCGACCGGATCCGGGCGATCCGCCAGCTCGACGCGAAGCACCACTTCACCCTGGTCTGCCACGACTTCGCCCAGCTCGGCCGGTTCGTGATCGTGGACAACGCGGTCTTCCGGCTGGTCAAGGCGGTGACGCCGGGGCCGTACACCTTCATCCTGCGCGCCACCAAGGAGGTGCCGCGGATGATGCTGCACCCCAAGAAGCTCACCGTCGGGGCGCGCATCCCGGACCACCGCCTCGCCCAGGCGCTGCTCGCCGAGCTCGGCGCGCCGCTGCTGTCGACCACGCTGATCCTGCCCGGCCAGGAGCAGCCGATGACCGAGGGCTGGCTGGTCAAGGATGAGCTGGACCACGCCGTCGACGTCGTCATCGAGGGGGAGGCTGGGACGGCCGGGCCGACGACGGTGGTGGACCTGACCACCGGGGCGCCGGAGGTGGTGCGGGTGGGCGCCGGGGCCCCCGACCGGTTCCGCTGA